The following are encoded in a window of Terriglobales bacterium genomic DNA:
- a CDS encoding homoserine O-acetyltransferase, translated as MAAIEPTVEANCRLEGTFRLEAGGELHSPEVRYALYGELNRRRDNAILVCHALSGSARVADWWPELFPGVFDTSRYCVIGANLVGSCYGSTGPASLNPVTGITYGPDFPLVSIRDMVRAQARVLDQLGIERLHTVVGGSIGGMQALQWAVDFPQRVERSIVIGAAPLSAMGLALNHLQRLAIQLDPSFRDGRYAPGEGPQAGLALARGIAMLSYKSPELLAERFARRPNRNGEDPYRSYSDRFDVAGYLDHQGDKFIARFDANSYIVLSKAMDTFDLARGYDSEREALRRIRARTLLVGISSDWLFPPQDVRDLAQRIRSAGHACDYAELKSAHGHDGFLADMDQLAPFITAALWRPAHPAVPIAGPRLARAAN; from the coding sequence ATGGCTGCCATTGAACCCACCGTCGAAGCGAACTGCAGGCTCGAGGGAACATTCCGCCTCGAAGCCGGTGGTGAACTTCATTCCCCCGAGGTGCGTTACGCGCTCTACGGCGAACTTAACCGCCGCCGCGACAATGCCATCCTGGTCTGCCACGCGCTCTCCGGTTCGGCCCGCGTGGCCGACTGGTGGCCCGAGCTGTTCCCGGGCGTCTTCGACACCTCGCGCTACTGCGTGATCGGCGCAAACCTCGTCGGTTCCTGCTACGGATCCACCGGGCCGGCCTCACTCAATCCTGTGACCGGCATCACCTATGGTCCGGACTTCCCGCTGGTCAGCATCCGCGACATGGTGCGCGCGCAGGCGCGCGTCCTCGATCAGCTGGGCATCGAGCGCCTGCACACCGTGGTGGGCGGATCGATCGGCGGCATGCAGGCCCTGCAGTGGGCGGTGGATTTTCCGCAGCGCGTGGAGCGCTCCATCGTCATCGGCGCAGCGCCGCTTTCGGCCATGGGTTTGGCGTTGAACCATCTCCAGCGCCTCGCCATCCAGTTGGATCCCTCGTTCCGCGACGGACGATACGCGCCCGGCGAGGGGCCCCAGGCGGGGCTTGCTCTTGCCCGCGGCATCGCCATGCTGTCGTACAAGTCGCCGGAATTGCTCGCCGAGCGCTTCGCGCGCCGTCCCAACCGCAACGGTGAAGACCCCTACCGTTCCTATTCGGACCGGTTCGATGTCGCCGGCTATCTGGATCACCAGGGCGACAAGTTCATAGCGCGCTTCGACGCCAACAGCTACATCGTGCTCTCGAAAGCGATGGACACCTTCGACCTGGCGCGCGGCTACGACTCGGAACGCGAAGCGCTACGGCGCATTCGCGCGCGCACGCTGCTGGTCGGAATCTCGTCGGACTGGCTGTTTCCGCCGCAGGACGTTCGCGATCTGGCGCAGCGTATTCGCTCGGCGGGACACGCCTGCGACTATGCCGAGCTGAAGTCGGCGCATGGCCATGACGGCTTTCTGGCCGATATGGACCAGCTCGCGCCGTTCATCACCGCCGCGCTCTGGCGTCCGGCCCATCCAGCGGTTCCGATCGCGGGCCCGCGGCTGGCGCGCGCCGCTAACTAG
- a CDS encoding SDR family NAD(P)-dependent oxidoreductase produces MEQTQAVDQAIRLPKDLLRDRVAIVTGGSRGIGRATVERLAEAGAHVIVNYLTHDREADLAVRAARELGIEAVCVQGDISRCEVAERLVDTALEHFGQVDILVANAGIWEGAPVEEMSEQLWDRVLDANLRGTFTCCRAVVPCMKARGRGSIVVVSSTAGQRGEAGYSNYAASKGGQISFAKSLATELAPQIRVNCVAPGWVDTEMNDPVFHNNGFKRHVED; encoded by the coding sequence ATGGAACAAACCCAGGCAGTGGATCAGGCCATCCGGCTCCCCAAAGACCTGTTGCGCGACCGCGTGGCCATCGTCACCGGCGGCTCGCGCGGAATCGGTCGTGCCACCGTCGAGCGCCTCGCGGAAGCCGGCGCACACGTGATTGTGAACTACCTCACGCATGACCGTGAGGCGGACCTCGCGGTACGCGCCGCGCGCGAACTGGGCATCGAAGCTGTCTGCGTGCAAGGCGACATCAGCCGCTGCGAAGTTGCCGAGCGCCTGGTGGACACTGCGCTTGAACACTTCGGCCAGGTAGATATTCTGGTCGCCAATGCCGGCATCTGGGAAGGCGCGCCGGTCGAGGAAATGTCGGAACAGCTTTGGGACCGTGTGCTCGATGCCAACCTGCGCGGCACCTTTACCTGTTGTCGCGCGGTCGTTCCCTGCATGAAAGCGCGCGGGCGCGGCTCCATCGTGGTGGTCAGCTCGACCGCGGGCCAGCGCGGCGAGGCCGGTTATTCCAACTACGCCGCCTCCAAGGGGGGCCAGATCAGCTTTGCCAAGTCACTGGCCACGGAACTGGCGCCCCAGATCCGCGTCAATTGCGTCGCGCCCGGCTGGGTCGATACGGAGATGAACGATCCGGTCTTTCATAACAACGGCTTCAAGCGTCACGTGGAGGAC
- a CDS encoding glycosyltransferase family 39 protein, producing MATLSSTTETTLAEPEPASTHSTARRWAPWFLLLLSAAVYLGTASHPALLDDADASHALVSREMLQRGDYVVMFLNGVRYLQKAPIHYWMVALDYKIFGQTEFATRLPVALAMIGLTLMAFEFARRFFGERAGLYAGLVTATSVGMFMFTRIMIPEAIYALEFTAIFYVFLRGWTGSLPSRFAAYSVAVLTACAVLTRGLIGVVFPVATILGFLILTRGWKRWRELRPFSSTLIFLVIAVPWHLIAELRAPGFLWSYFINEHFKRAIGTRWPPDYDATPLPIWWAAHLAWFFPWSVFLPLAIKQIPSVRTWFKQTSVEAQARLLLFAWFAVVFGFFSLVVGSRMEYYSFGGWPAVAILIGLGIARAEERPDKWLPRLQGVLAIIGVALGGVLAWAVWQASRVRATGDISTLLKTHPNDFYRLSMGHLFDLTPQAFADLRTPALIAAACFSVGFGATWLIGRTRRIMAGTLVLGVTMGVFVFAANLAYGVFEPHMSSRFMAEAILQHLRTGDQIFVCGEFDPASSVSFYTHRQLLIWDGRYNNLELGSYYPDAPKIFFTDTTFHAYWLSPVRVFLVVPQEQRKAAAQYLERNLKEHTWLLIESGGKAVYVNQPLYAGQPSLAGELLARSQ from the coding sequence ATGGCTACCCTGTCTTCGACAACTGAAACCACCCTCGCCGAACCGGAACCAGCTTCTACCCACTCGACAGCGCGACGCTGGGCTCCGTGGTTCCTGCTGCTGCTCTCGGCTGCGGTGTACCTGGGCACGGCCTCGCATCCGGCGCTGCTCGACGACGCCGACGCTTCCCACGCGCTCGTCTCGCGCGAAATGCTCCAGCGCGGCGACTACGTCGTCATGTTCCTCAACGGCGTGCGCTACCTGCAGAAGGCGCCGATCCACTACTGGATGGTCGCGCTCGACTACAAAATCTTCGGCCAGACCGAGTTCGCCACTCGCCTTCCCGTAGCACTGGCGATGATCGGCCTCACGCTCATGGCCTTCGAATTTGCGCGCCGCTTCTTTGGTGAACGAGCCGGACTCTACGCCGGCCTGGTGACTGCCACCAGCGTGGGCATGTTCATGTTCACCCGCATCATGATCCCGGAAGCCATCTATGCGCTGGAATTCACCGCCATATTTTATGTTTTCCTGCGTGGTTGGACGGGATCGCTGCCTTCACGATTCGCGGCCTACAGCGTCGCCGTTCTCACCGCTTGCGCCGTCCTCACCCGCGGTTTGATCGGCGTTGTGTTTCCCGTGGCAACCATCCTCGGGTTCCTGATTTTGACGCGCGGATGGAAGCGCTGGCGCGAGCTCCGTCCTTTTTCCAGCACGCTGATTTTCCTTGTCATTGCCGTTCCATGGCACTTGATCGCCGAATTGCGCGCCCCCGGTTTCCTATGGTCGTACTTCATCAATGAGCACTTCAAGCGTGCTATAGGAACGCGTTGGCCTCCCGACTACGACGCCACACCGCTGCCCATCTGGTGGGCGGCCCACCTGGCCTGGTTCTTTCCCTGGAGCGTATTCCTGCCGCTCGCGATCAAGCAAATTCCATCCGTGCGCACCTGGTTCAAGCAGACCAGCGTGGAAGCCCAAGCGCGGCTGTTGCTGTTCGCCTGGTTTGCGGTTGTGTTCGGGTTTTTCTCGCTCGTGGTCGGTTCCCGCATGGAGTACTACTCGTTCGGCGGTTGGCCGGCGGTTGCCATTCTGATTGGGCTCGGCATTGCCCGCGCTGAAGAGCGCCCCGACAAATGGCTTCCGCGCCTGCAGGGTGTCCTTGCCATCATCGGAGTCGCGCTCGGGGGAGTTCTGGCGTGGGCGGTGTGGCAAGCCTCTCGCGTTCGCGCCACCGGCGATATCTCTACCCTGCTGAAGACCCATCCCAACGATTTCTACCGCCTCAGCATGGGACACCTGTTCGACCTGACGCCGCAGGCCTTCGCCGACCTGCGCACGCCCGCCTTGATCGCTGCCGCCTGTTTCTCGGTTGGATTTGGAGCTACCTGGCTCATCGGCCGAACCCGTCGCATCATGGCCGGCACGCTGGTGCTCGGCGTCACCATGGGCGTGTTCGTCTTCGCGGCCAACCTTGCCTACGGAGTTTTCGAGCCGCATATGTCGTCGCGGTTCATGGCGGAAGCGATCTTGCAACACCTCCGCACCGGCGACCAGATTTTCGTATGCGGAGAATTTGATCCTGCCTCCAGCGTATCTTTTTACACGCATCGCCAGTTGCTGATTTGGGACGGAAGGTACAACAACCTCGAATTAGGTTCGTATTATCCGGACGCGCCCAAGATTTTTTTTACCGACACCACGTTTCATGCCTACTGGCTTTCGCCGGTGCGCGTCTTCCTGGTGGTTCCGCAGGAACAGCGAAAAGCCGCTGCGCAATACCTCGAACGCAATCTCAAGGAACATACCTGGCTGCTGATTGAGAGCGGCGGGAAAGCGGTCTACGTGAACCAGCCCCTCTATGCCGGCCAACCTTCGCTGGCAGGGGAGCTCTTGGCGCGTTCCCAATAG
- a CDS encoding homocysteine synthase produces the protein MSDNGNPARHFDTLAVHGGQSPDPATKARAVPIYQTTSYTFDDADHAARLFALKEFGNIYTRIMNPTSDVLEKRIAALEGGIAGLALASGQAAETLVIITLASAGDEIVSTTSLYGGTYNLFHYTLPKLGIKVRFVDAEDYDGLRAAINSRTKAVYAESLGNPKLDIPDLERLAAIAHEQDVPFVVDNTCPSPALCRPIEWGADIVVNSATKFIGGHGTSIGGVIVDSGKFDWKASGRYRDFVEPDPSYHGVSYTEAFGPAAFIIKARVQGLRDTGACLSPFNSFLLLQGVETLHLRMQRHSQSALEVARFLKTHPEVEWVNYPALPQGRYYERAKKYLPKGAGSLVTFGIRGGYEAGRALINSLELFSLLANIGDAKSLVIHPASTTHQQLSDEEQRSTGVTPELVRLSVGIEDVRDIIADLDQALGKGSAKSATATREAGLQAAGD, from the coding sequence ATGAGCGACAACGGCAACCCTGCTAGACATTTCGACACCCTGGCGGTGCATGGCGGGCAGTCACCGGATCCCGCAACCAAGGCGCGCGCCGTGCCCATTTACCAGACCACCTCCTATACCTTCGACGACGCCGACCATGCCGCGCGGCTCTTCGCCCTGAAGGAGTTCGGCAATATCTATACCCGCATCATGAACCCGACCTCGGACGTCTTGGAGAAGCGCATTGCCGCGCTCGAAGGCGGAATCGCCGGGTTGGCGCTCGCCTCCGGCCAGGCTGCCGAGACGCTCGTCATCATTACCCTGGCGTCGGCCGGCGACGAAATCGTCTCCACCACGTCGCTGTACGGCGGCACCTACAACCTGTTTCACTACACGCTTCCGAAGCTTGGCATCAAGGTGCGCTTTGTCGACGCCGAGGACTACGACGGCCTGCGTGCCGCCATCAATTCGCGTACCAAGGCGGTGTACGCCGAGAGCCTCGGCAATCCCAAGCTCGACATTCCCGATCTCGAGCGCTTGGCCGCCATCGCGCATGAGCAGGACGTGCCCTTCGTGGTGGACAACACCTGTCCGTCGCCTGCGCTCTGCCGTCCCATCGAATGGGGCGCTGACATCGTCGTGAATTCCGCCACCAAGTTCATCGGCGGCCACGGAACCTCCATCGGCGGCGTGATCGTCGATAGCGGAAAGTTCGATTGGAAAGCCTCCGGCCGCTACCGCGACTTCGTCGAGCCGGACCCGTCTTACCACGGCGTCAGCTATACCGAAGCTTTCGGCCCCGCCGCGTTCATCATCAAGGCGCGCGTGCAGGGCCTGCGCGACACCGGTGCTTGCTTGTCGCCGTTCAATTCTTTTCTGCTGTTGCAGGGTGTCGAGACTCTGCACCTTCGCATGCAGCGTCATTCCCAGAGCGCGCTCGAAGTCGCGCGTTTTCTAAAAACCCATCCCGAGGTGGAGTGGGTCAACTATCCCGCGCTGCCGCAGGGAAGGTATTACGAGCGTGCGAAAAAATATCTGCCCAAGGGCGCGGGCTCGCTGGTCACCTTCGGTATTCGCGGAGGCTACGAAGCGGGGCGAGCGCTCATCAACTCTCTTGAACTTTTCAGCCTGCTCGCCAATATCGGCGACGCCAAGTCGCTGGTCATTCATCCCGCCTCCACTACCCACCAGCAACTCAGCGACGAGGAACAGCGCTCCACCGGTGTTACGCCGGAGCTGGTGCGCTTGTCGGTCGGCATCGAAGACGTGCGCGACATCATCGCCGACCTTGACCAGGCCTTGGGGAAGGGAAGCGCGAAATCGGCGACCGCCACCCGTGAAGCGGGGTTGCAGGCCGCGGGAGACTAA